The Cohnella abietis genome has a segment encoding these proteins:
- a CDS encoding BaiN/RdsA family NAD(P)/FAD-dependent oxidoreductase encodes MKYEVIVIGGGSAGLMASIAASKHGSSVLLLDKGEKLGRKLGISGGGRCNVTNNKDIDELIKHIPGNGRFLHSSFANFDNKAIISFFENLGIRLKEEDNGRMFPVTDKAKTVVDTLVNQVLKQGVEIKLNSPVETILYDKQKVAGVRLKSGEVLSCRAVIVASGGKSVPQTGSTGDGYPWAEKAGHTITELFPTEVPLTSNEPFITSKELQGLSLRDVSLSVWNPKGKKIIEHQGDMLFTHFGISGPIALRCSQFVVKALKQFQVGNIEVSVDLMPEHSVDEVYTETLKLVERESKKAIKNILKSCLPEKFIPILLQKSELSETLTYDNIPKQDWMQLAKLIKRFPIRVYGTLSIEDAFVTGGGINLKEIDPRTMESKLVDGLYFCGEILDIHGYTGGYNITAAFSTGYTAGMNAVMR; translated from the coding sequence ATGAAATACGAAGTTATTGTTATAGGCGGCGGCTCCGCCGGTTTAATGGCGAGCATTGCTGCAAGTAAGCATGGATCTAGCGTACTACTGTTGGACAAGGGAGAAAAGCTGGGACGTAAGCTCGGAATCTCTGGTGGGGGAAGATGCAATGTCACGAACAATAAAGATATCGATGAGCTTATCAAGCATATACCGGGCAATGGGCGTTTCTTGCACAGCTCCTTCGCCAATTTCGACAATAAGGCTATTATTTCGTTCTTTGAGAATCTCGGAATTCGACTGAAGGAAGAGGATAACGGCCGTATGTTTCCCGTAACAGATAAAGCCAAAACAGTAGTAGACACCCTCGTTAACCAGGTGCTTAAGCAAGGTGTTGAAATAAAGCTCAATTCGCCTGTTGAAACCATTCTATATGATAAACAAAAGGTAGCAGGGGTTCGGCTTAAATCTGGAGAGGTGCTCAGCTGCCGTGCAGTTATCGTTGCATCAGGAGGCAAATCTGTACCTCAAACCGGATCAACGGGAGACGGTTATCCGTGGGCGGAAAAGGCGGGGCATACGATAACAGAGCTGTTTCCTACAGAGGTTCCCTTGACGTCTAATGAACCCTTCATTACAAGCAAAGAGCTTCAGGGGCTGTCCCTAAGAGACGTATCTCTATCCGTATGGAACCCTAAAGGCAAGAAAATCATAGAGCACCAAGGCGACATGCTCTTTACCCATTTTGGCATCTCGGGTCCGATTGCACTGCGCTGCAGTCAATTCGTGGTCAAAGCATTGAAGCAATTTCAAGTTGGGAATATTGAAGTATCCGTCGATTTAATGCCTGAGCATAGTGTTGACGAGGTGTATACAGAAACCTTGAAGCTTGTTGAGCGTGAGTCAAAAAAAGCAATCAAAAACATTCTAAAGAGCTGCTTGCCCGAGAAGTTCATCCCGATTTTGCTGCAAAAATCCGAGCTATCTGAAACACTCACCTACGATAATATTCCGAAGCAGGATTGGATGCAGTTAGCCAAGCTCATTAAGCGGTTCCCGATTAGAGTATATGGGACTCTGTCTATCGAGGATGCATTCGTTACAGGCGGGGGCATTAACCTGAAGGAGATAGATCCTAGAACGATGGAGTCTAAGCTTGTCGATGGCTTGTATTTCTGCGGAGAAATTCTCGATATTCACGGCTATACAGGCGGCTATAACATTACAGCAGCTTTCTCTACGGGATACACGGCTGGTATGAATGCTGTTATGCGGTAG
- a CDS encoding carbohydrate ABC transporter permease, which translates to MRSSNRFRPFFYILLALYAVITFVPFVWALSASFKTLPEIVAGGINFIPKHFTLDNYRTIFRQEPLFVRWFFNSAFIAVTVTAFNLLFNSMAGYALARIRFPGSTLMFYSILAMIMIPGQLTIIPSYLIIKELNWLNSYQAIIVPMAAQATYIFMMRQFFISFPKELEEAAELDGLGRFGLFTKVVLPLAKPALAAQTIFIFMGAWNEFLKPLMLMSDKAMFTLSVGLNTFKGQYISFWNYIMAASIIMTIPALLIYIFFNRFFVKGITFTGTK; encoded by the coding sequence TTGCGTTCGTCAAATCGATTTAGACCGTTTTTCTATATCCTTCTAGCTTTATATGCGGTCATAACATTTGTTCCGTTTGTGTGGGCTTTGTCAGCTTCATTCAAAACCCTGCCGGAAATAGTTGCTGGGGGTATTAATTTTATACCTAAGCATTTCACTTTAGATAATTACCGGACGATTTTCCGGCAGGAGCCGCTGTTCGTTCGATGGTTTTTCAACAGCGCATTTATTGCCGTCACGGTAACAGCGTTTAATCTGTTGTTTAACTCGATGGCGGGTTATGCACTGGCTAGAATTCGTTTCCCGGGAAGCACGCTGATGTTTTACAGCATTCTTGCGATGATCATGATTCCGGGTCAATTAACGATTATTCCGAGCTATCTGATCATTAAGGAGCTGAACTGGCTAAATAGCTATCAGGCGATTATTGTTCCGATGGCTGCTCAAGCTACGTATATCTTTATGATGAGGCAGTTTTTCATCAGCTTCCCTAAGGAGCTGGAGGAGGCTGCGGAACTGGACGGATTAGGACGGTTCGGTTTGTTCACAAAGGTTGTGTTACCTCTGGCCAAGCCTGCTCTTGCAGCACAAACGATCTTCATCTTCATGGGAGCCTGGAACGAGTTCTTGAAGCCGCTAATGCTTATGTCTGATAAGGCAATGTTTACTTTGTCTGTTGGATTGAATACGTTCAAGGGACAGTATATAAGCTTCTGGAATTATATCATGGCGGCATCGATCATTATGACGATTCCTGCGCTTTTGATTTATATTTTCTTCAACCGCTTCTTCGTCAAAGGAATTACATTTACCGGCACCAAATAA
- a CDS encoding carbohydrate ABC transporter permease: MAKPFGKHKLRDILSGYGFMSPAIIILGCFLLLPIGYSIFLSLHRVNLLGTVSYKFIGVGNFERMLDDARLWIALKNTFRYALIVVPSQTMLALVLASILNMKLRYRNFFRVAFYLPTVTSSAVLVLIFMWIYNRNGLLNFILESVGLPTYNWLGDPSVALLGIMIMNIWSTAPLFMVIYLAALQDIPENLYEAAEIDGANAWRKFWRITVPQLKPVTFYVIVMGIIGTFQLFDQSYIFSAGSGGPNNATLTMVLLIYQYAFKSLDMGYASAIAFFLAVVIMLITVVQRLLFKEEKLN, from the coding sequence ATGGCCAAGCCATTTGGAAAACATAAACTTAGGGATATATTATCGGGCTATGGTTTTATGTCACCCGCAATAATTATTCTTGGTTGCTTTTTGCTACTGCCGATTGGTTACTCCATCTTTCTGTCTTTGCATAGAGTTAATCTGCTTGGGACAGTAAGCTATAAATTTATCGGAGTAGGTAATTTCGAGCGTATGTTAGACGATGCTCGATTGTGGATTGCTTTGAAAAACACGTTTCGATACGCTTTGATCGTCGTCCCATCTCAGACTATGCTTGCTCTTGTGCTGGCATCTATATTGAACATGAAGCTACGATATCGGAATTTCTTCCGAGTCGCTTTTTATCTTCCGACGGTTACTTCGTCCGCGGTGCTAGTGCTTATCTTCATGTGGATCTACAACCGTAACGGGCTTTTGAATTTCATACTCGAATCGGTCGGTTTGCCTACTTACAATTGGCTCGGTGATCCTTCCGTTGCGTTGCTTGGAATTATGATCATGAACATATGGTCAACTGCACCACTATTTATGGTTATTTACTTAGCTGCTCTGCAAGATATTCCAGAAAATCTTTATGAGGCTGCTGAAATCGACGGAGCTAACGCTTGGCGCAAGTTTTGGCGGATTACAGTACCGCAGCTCAAGCCGGTTACTTTCTATGTCATTGTTATGGGGATTATCGGGACATTCCAGCTATTCGACCAATCGTATATTTTTTCGGCGGGCTCCGGAGGACCGAATAATGCAACTTTAACTATGGTTTTGCTGATTTACCAATATGCTTTCAAGAGCCTTGATATGGGTTATGCTTCAGCCATTGCTTTCTTTTTAGCAGTTGTGATTATGCTCATAACGGTTGTGCAGCGCTTATTATTCAAAGAAGAAAAGCTTAATTAG
- a CDS encoding ABC transporter substrate-binding protein, translating to MKKRLSVFMLLMLALALVVSACGSKNNEGASPSSTQSNASESPKGQVEVTLAGWGSSPEEQDLLKQVLAEFEGKNPDVKVKYEIIADQYMDVIKTRLIGNEAPDLFYLDAFEAPALIEKGVLEPLDGYVTPEFDIGDFEAPTVNAFKSPDGKMYGLPKDTSTLALFYNKKMFADAGITAPPTTWDEMMSISEKLTKKKGSKVEVYGLGQAPELARQLFMLKAYGGQLVDDKGLATFASPEAEKGLSLVIDQHLKAKTAGQPSDVGAGWGGEMFGQQKAAMVLEGNWAIPYIQGNFKDVDFGTAEVPTVNGEKGTMAFTVAYVMNKDSKKKEAAWKLLSYLTGKEGMKTWTSKGFALPTRKSVAAELGYDKDELRGALVAGSSYATPWQAGPTLPTLMNNFNNQFVAAYTGQSPLPDALKKGQETANKEIKAAQ from the coding sequence ATGAAAAAAAGATTATCGGTATTCATGCTTTTGATGTTAGCCCTTGCTTTGGTGGTTTCGGCTTGCGGCTCTAAAAACAATGAGGGTGCTTCTCCTTCATCTACGCAATCCAATGCTTCGGAGTCTCCTAAGGGTCAAGTGGAAGTTACGCTTGCAGGCTGGGGCTCATCTCCAGAGGAGCAAGATCTTCTGAAGCAAGTATTGGCTGAGTTTGAAGGCAAAAACCCTGATGTCAAAGTGAAATACGAAATTATCGCTGACCAATACATGGACGTTATCAAAACTCGCCTAATTGGTAATGAAGCGCCGGATCTCTTTTACTTAGATGCTTTCGAAGCACCTGCTTTAATTGAAAAAGGTGTGTTAGAGCCACTTGATGGCTATGTAACACCAGAATTCGATATAGGTGATTTTGAAGCGCCGACTGTGAATGCATTTAAATCGCCTGATGGCAAAATGTACGGCTTGCCGAAGGATACTTCCACATTAGCGTTGTTCTATAACAAAAAAATGTTTGCTGATGCTGGTATTACTGCTCCTCCTACAACATGGGATGAAATGATGAGCATTTCTGAAAAGCTGACGAAAAAGAAAGGCAGCAAGGTTGAAGTATATGGTTTGGGTCAAGCACCTGAGCTAGCGCGTCAATTGTTTATGCTTAAAGCTTACGGCGGCCAATTGGTAGATGACAAAGGTTTAGCTACTTTTGCATCACCTGAAGCAGAAAAAGGACTTTCCCTTGTTATTGATCAGCATTTGAAAGCCAAAACAGCAGGACAGCCATCTGATGTTGGCGCAGGCTGGGGCGGAGAAATGTTCGGTCAGCAAAAGGCAGCAATGGTGCTTGAAGGCAACTGGGCCATTCCTTATATCCAAGGAAACTTTAAGGATGTAGACTTCGGTACTGCGGAAGTACCTACGGTTAATGGCGAGAAAGGTACTATGGCATTTACTGTTGCTTACGTTATGAATAAGGACTCCAAAAAGAAAGAAGCAGCTTGGAAGCTGTTGTCTTACTTAACGGGCAAAGAAGGCATGAAAACTTGGACAAGCAAAGGGTTTGCACTGCCTACACGTAAGTCAGTAGCAGCTGAGCTTGGATATGATAAGGATGAGCTTCGCGGTGCTTTAGTTGCAGGTTCTTCGTACGCAACTCCATGGCAAGCAGGTCCTACTCTTCCAACGCTTATGAACAATTTCAACAACCAATTCGTAGCTGCATACACCGGTCAGTCTCCACTGCCTGATGCATTGAAGAAAGGGCAGGAAACTGCTAACAAAGAAATTAAAGCTGCACAATAA
- a CDS encoding amylo-alpha-1,6-glucosidase, protein MDYRVIKNNDLFLMTDHYGDIPGNGSQSGLYMKDTRFLSEMKLTINGKRPLLLSSAADENFLARIRLTNEHEEEGGEVQFWRESLELIRERFIYEEVLYETISLTNFSTKPLAFDLGVSFEADFSDMFLIRGFQPAEELGKVTDRKVDKSGWHATYQGADGVQRDTDISWGGEADFLSETDVIGFAVKLAPTEVRRITFTVIPSVNGIRPVTNPREIALAELQATYERWMEQSPKVESDSKVLNQLYNRGVQDLRVLLTDFGHGLFPVAGLPWYAVPFGRDSLIAALQMLPLNPDVARGTLKMMAAYQGTELNPWKDEQPGKIMHELRNGELARSGQVPFAPYYGSIDSTPLFIVLAAEHAHWTGDTETIAQLMPNIERALAWIDEYGDRDKDGMVEYYQESSKGISNQGWKDSADSVVHANGDFAAAPIALVEVQGYIYQAKSRLAPIVEQLGHHELAQRLRTEAESLRQRFDGAFWMPDENFYAIALDANKDQVHSVTSNPGHLLMSDIISEEKAKIVAERLVAEDMFGGYGIRTMSSGSTGYNPMSYHDGSIWPHDNSIILLGMSRMGFKEEASTVINGLLNAAEHFEYSRLPELFCGYDDTIGYPVSYPVACSPQAWAAGTSVLIIQAMLGLQPDTLNNIVRLDPFLPQGINNLTVRDIPVANGTISVVLKRKDGTESLQVEVVDNSSGCSIEMINRSPDTALN, encoded by the coding sequence ATGGACTACAGAGTAATTAAAAATAACGATTTATTTCTAATGACGGATCACTACGGTGACATCCCGGGCAACGGCTCACAAAGCGGACTTTATATGAAGGATACACGTTTTCTAAGCGAGATGAAGCTAACTATTAATGGCAAGCGTCCATTACTTCTATCCTCGGCTGCCGACGAAAATTTCTTAGCACGTATCCGTTTAACTAACGAGCATGAAGAAGAGGGCGGAGAGGTTCAGTTCTGGAGAGAATCCCTAGAGCTCATTCGAGAAAGGTTTATTTACGAGGAGGTACTATATGAAACAATCTCCTTGACGAATTTTTCAACAAAACCATTGGCGTTTGACCTTGGTGTTTCATTCGAAGCTGATTTCAGCGATATGTTCCTTATCCGTGGCTTTCAGCCTGCTGAAGAGCTTGGTAAGGTGACGGATCGTAAAGTAGACAAATCAGGATGGCATGCAACCTACCAAGGAGCTGACGGAGTTCAAAGGGATACCGATATTTCCTGGGGTGGGGAAGCTGACTTCCTAAGTGAAACAGATGTAATTGGCTTTGCTGTTAAGCTTGCTCCAACCGAGGTGAGACGTATTACCTTTACTGTCATACCTTCTGTGAATGGTATTCGTCCAGTTACTAACCCACGCGAAATAGCACTTGCTGAGCTGCAGGCCACTTACGAACGTTGGATGGAACAAAGCCCAAAGGTCGAGAGCGATTCTAAAGTTCTGAATCAGCTGTATAACCGGGGAGTTCAAGATTTACGAGTGCTGCTGACAGATTTCGGACATGGTCTTTTCCCAGTGGCAGGTTTGCCTTGGTATGCGGTCCCGTTCGGTAGAGATAGCTTAATCGCTGCTTTGCAGATGCTTCCGCTCAATCCTGATGTGGCTCGGGGCACATTGAAAATGATGGCTGCTTACCAAGGAACAGAGTTGAATCCATGGAAAGACGAACAACCTGGCAAAATCATGCATGAGCTACGCAACGGTGAACTAGCTCGTTCTGGACAGGTTCCTTTTGCTCCTTATTATGGAAGCATTGACTCCACACCATTGTTCATTGTACTAGCAGCTGAGCATGCTCATTGGACAGGGGACACAGAAACGATTGCTCAATTAATGCCTAATATTGAGAGAGCATTAGCTTGGATCGATGAGTATGGCGATCGGGATAAGGATGGCATGGTCGAGTATTATCAGGAGTCTTCTAAAGGAATTTCTAATCAAGGCTGGAAGGATTCTGCGGATTCCGTAGTCCATGCTAACGGAGATTTCGCTGCCGCTCCTATAGCTCTAGTCGAAGTTCAAGGCTATATCTATCAAGCTAAGAGTAGGCTAGCTCCCATAGTTGAACAACTCGGACATCATGAGCTGGCGCAACGGTTGAGAACGGAAGCGGAGAGCCTGAGACAGAGATTCGACGGTGCCTTCTGGATGCCAGATGAAAATTTCTATGCGATTGCATTAGACGCTAATAAGGATCAGGTGCATTCTGTTACTTCCAATCCAGGTCATTTGCTTATGAGCGATATCATTTCTGAAGAGAAGGCGAAGATCGTAGCCGAGAGATTAGTTGCTGAGGATATGTTCGGAGGCTATGGCATACGGACGATGTCTAGTGGCTCTACTGGTTATAATCCGATGAGCTACCATGATGGCAGCATCTGGCCTCACGATAATTCGATTATCCTGCTTGGGATGAGTCGGATGGGCTTTAAGGAAGAAGCATCAACTGTAATTAACGGACTTCTCAATGCTGCAGAGCATTTTGAATATAGTCGTCTGCCTGAGCTCTTCTGCGGGTACGATGACACAATTGGTTATCCAGTCTCCTATCCAGTTGCTTGCTCACCACAAGCTTGGGCTGCAGGAACCTCTGTATTAATAATCCAAGCTATGCTGGGGCTTCAGCCGGATACGTTGAACAATATTGTTCGTCTTGATCCGTTCCTGCCTCAAGGCATTAACAACTTGACTGTAAGAGACATACCCGTTGCCAATGGAACCATTTCAGTTGTGCTGAAACGCAAAGATGGCACTGAATCTCTTCAGGTTGAAGTTGTGGACAACAGCAGTGGGTGCAGCATTGAAATGATCAATCGTTCCCCAGATACAGCATTGAATTAA
- a CDS encoding LacI family DNA-binding transcriptional regulator, with translation MATIKDIAKAAGVSVTTVSRALNGYDDVNEETRKKIKKVAKELSYSPNAVARSLVSKKTRTIGLIISDINRAGAKDAFSYEVLCGINDRTGDLNYDLLLFSTNPSKQMEKSYTALCKERNVEGAILSGLRLDDPYLQEVIEQNVFPCVLIDIPKTGDNVAHITSDNRLGAAMATRHLLESGHRNIALINGHSQAFVTEERYHGFRDALEEYDLLSNAELVYDGSFSEDGGAEAMYQILIRHPEVTAVFCASDLMALGAIRTLERMGRKVPEDISIIGFDDITISAYCSPKLTTIRQDKYELGYQSAQLLIDMLESRTENRKIILSSQLIIRESTRYLK, from the coding sequence ATGGCGACGATCAAGGATATCGCAAAAGCAGCAGGTGTATCTGTAACTACGGTCTCTAGGGCGTTGAATGGTTACGATGATGTAAACGAGGAAACAAGAAAGAAAATCAAAAAGGTCGCAAAAGAGCTATCCTATAGCCCCAATGCAGTGGCCCGAAGCCTCGTGTCCAAGAAAACACGCACTATTGGCCTTATTATTTCAGATATAAATCGTGCAGGGGCAAAGGATGCCTTCTCATACGAGGTGCTTTGCGGCATCAATGACCGTACGGGTGATTTAAACTACGACTTGCTGTTGTTTAGCACGAATCCGTCTAAACAAATGGAAAAGTCTTATACGGCTCTCTGTAAGGAGAGGAACGTTGAAGGTGCTATTCTATCAGGATTGCGTCTAGATGATCCTTATCTGCAGGAAGTTATTGAACAGAACGTTTTTCCTTGCGTCTTAATTGATATACCCAAAACCGGAGATAATGTAGCACATATTACTTCTGACAATCGGCTTGGGGCAGCAATGGCAACTAGGCATCTATTGGAGAGTGGACATCGAAACATTGCGTTGATCAATGGACATAGCCAAGCCTTCGTTACCGAAGAGCGTTATCATGGTTTCAGAGATGCTCTTGAGGAATATGATTTGCTGAGCAATGCTGAGCTTGTGTATGATGGCTCCTTCTCAGAAGATGGCGGAGCTGAGGCAATGTATCAAATACTGATACGCCATCCTGAAGTAACTGCCGTGTTCTGTGCCAGCGATCTGATGGCTTTGGGCGCCATACGCACTTTAGAGCGAATGGGGCGTAAAGTACCTGAGGATATCTCGATTATCGGATTTGATGATATTACCATTTCGGCTTATTGCTCTCCTAAGCTTACTACCATTAGGCAAGACAAGTATGAGCTAGGTTACCAATCTGCTCAATTGTTAATTGATATGCTGGAAAGCAGAACAGAAAATCGTAAAATTATTTTAAGCAGTCAGTTAATCATTCGAGAAAGCACGCGTTATTTAAAGTAA